The Chaetodon auriga isolate fChaAug3 chromosome 22, fChaAug3.hap1, whole genome shotgun sequence genome contains a region encoding:
- the nudt4b gene encoding diphosphoinositol polyphosphate phosphohydrolase NUDT4B produces MKLKPNQTRTYDGEGFKKRAACLCFKNEREEEVLLVSSSRHPDQWIVPGGGMEPEEEPCGAAVREVFEEAGVKGKLGRLLGVFEQNQDRKHRTYVYVLTVTETLEAWEDSVNIGRKREWFTVDEAIKVLQSHKPVHAEYLRRLQLSCSPTNGNSILPSPPPNDNYPHYSATATTASTGSVLGTSCR; encoded by the exons ATGAAGCTCAAGCCGAACCAGACCAGGACATACGACGGCGAGGGCTTCAAGAAACGAGCCGCGTGTCTGTGCTTCAAGAATGAACGTGAGGAGGAG GTGCTGCTGGTCAGCAGCAGTCGGCACCCGGACCAGTGGATCGTCCCCGGAGGTGGGATGGAGCCCGAAGAGGAGCCGTGTGGTGCCGCGGTGCGAGAGGTGTTCGAGGAG GCTGGTGTGAAGGGCAAGCTAGGACGTCTGCTCGGTGTGTTTGAG CAAAACCAGGATAGGAAGCACCGGACGTACGTGTACGTGCTGACCGTCACGGAAACGCTGGAGGCCTGGGAGGACTCGGTCAACATAG gcCGTAAGCGGGAGTGGTTCACCGTGGACGAGGCCATCAAAGTGCTGCAGAGCCACAAACCCGTCCACGCCGAGTACCTGCGGAGGCTCCAGCTCAGCTGCTCCCCAACCAATGGGAACTCCATCCTCCCGAGCCCACCACCGAACGACAACTACCCCCATTACAGCGCCACCGCCACCACTGCCTCGACGGGCAGCGTGCTGGGCACCTCCTGCAGATAG